The Xanthomonas sontii genome contains a region encoding:
- a CDS encoding hemagglutinin repeat-containing protein, with product MAIASPPDGSSATASQIQAGTAQAVLTAGSVPTQYQQIDPGTGHVPQVVGGVGAPLGNIVLPMGGLYRLVGSNGASVNTLGRAANGLGGVKANNSAPGRRYLIETDPRFVDYNNFISSDYLLDKLGVDPQWTQTRLGDGFYEQRLVLDQITQLTGRRYLGNYADGVAQYRALLDGGVAEAGTLHLSVGVALTADQVAALTHDIVWMVEQEYQGQKVLVPVVYLASKTALTLRSDGALLASDNGDVSLNATAGLSNTGTIGGANVSANVGNLLNQGRIVSSGTVQLQANQDLLNLGGQIAGRDVLLSAGRDLTSTTRDALAGGDLRSGITAGNNLLLQAGRDLSLTGTTVQAGNNAALQAGNNLLLQPTALRDESGLMRGGDTSSLTVGGNLQLAAGNDLIIRQAQVKAGGDLMAAAGHDLDVTSVLGDSHTTTDETRQGKTKVVTASNIQVIDQQALTAGGNLVLSAGHDVNLTAAKLDAGKGLAVVAGNDLNSTTLTTVDTSTTVETRNRFKQTTRTRDETVHGTEFTAGGDIALQSGHDVNLTAAKAFTETGALAVSAGNDVNLLAAKEQHDAVQDMQKKKTGFLSSKTTTTHDEWHDSTAVATTLSGDTVQIAAGHDLLSQGAQVAGTGNVVVAAGNDLTLETAQNTHSEEHEKKTKKSGMFGSGGIGVTFGTQKIQNNADTSDVTHVGSTVGSVAGDVTLVAGNRYAQTGSDVLANAGDITVKAKDIAITEVHDTTDAEQRSKFSQGGLSITLSSAALNLAQSAYDTAKAGSKVSGDARMQALAAGSAAYSAYGAASSLSQTGSALASGSAASAAQGANISIAVTVGGSKSESKSTQSADQAKGSKLQAGGDVNLIATGGGDASNLLVRGSDVTAGHDLLLAADHDVTIEAAKNTAEQHSTSKSSSAAVGVAITYGTDGLAAGVTLSASGARGKANGEDVSYTNSHVAAGNNATIISGNDTTLKGGQVSADKVIADVGGNLNIESLQDSSSYASKDKSIGGNVTFGIGFSASASYSSNKVNGDYASVTEQSGIQAGKGGFDITVGGNTDLKGAVIASSQDAIDQGKNRLSTGTLTYSDIANNSSYDAKGISLSGGYSVGTDDDKAKAIESQTPSTTNNGSKWSWQNYNTGANGSAAGYGHESGNSQSTTHSGISGGALVITDEAGQQAKTGKSVADTLAGLKRDVVTGDGADGLTKQWDGQKLQEQVAAQAQITATFGQQAGQFVGEYATKKAEELRLAGREDEAAKWDEGGAYRVAAHTVVGLLGGQAEGAVGAAGAAIAAPALNKLTADLPDGVREAVGLAVAAGIGSVAGEGGVAAAINEDANNRLLHPAEAKTIADYSEAFARYLNDGKDPSPEQVEEAKRRLTERALYQIDSGFADNASAKSDIQAASFINTLSKRLGANVGDVGGGVLFDARGTDAFENHIINSAYIVDNISLYNGINTENLGKKYLPGYSGAYLAYANAVTDRRWAEDGTTLQQAAQLVNQGNFLKHFATNGVEAPMVGSLNGILFSNLEHAGKLDPLDGKSVLENWVITQTIVDALEGPVGVGEVGGRGRSSREPESPKDLTDSAFVGISLGKNAENPLNEPQILTNQKIGSEFERQIIDAFSHVDGIKNMDTITVTLPNGKQVTTIPDMWGRNVGGKIEVKNVIKLDMSDQLRAQLQHSKVTGEPMNIIVSDRTKRISKILQKEVRGTGGDIYVYDPKTGNLTKF from the coding sequence TTGGCAATCGCATCGCCACCCGATGGCAGCAGCGCCACTGCGTCCCAGATCCAGGCCGGCACCGCGCAGGCGGTGCTGACCGCCGGCAGCGTGCCGACTCAGTACCAGCAGATCGATCCGGGCACCGGCCACGTGCCGCAGGTGGTCGGCGGCGTCGGCGCGCCGCTGGGCAACATCGTGCTGCCGATGGGCGGGCTGTACCGCCTGGTCGGCAGCAACGGCGCCAGCGTCAACACGCTGGGTCGTGCCGCCAACGGCCTGGGCGGGGTCAAGGCCAACAACAGCGCGCCCGGCCGTCGCTACCTGATCGAGACCGATCCGCGCTTCGTCGACTACAACAACTTCATCAGCAGCGATTACCTGCTCGACAAGCTCGGCGTGGATCCGCAGTGGACCCAGACCCGCCTGGGCGATGGTTTCTACGAACAGCGGCTGGTGCTGGACCAGATCACCCAGCTCACCGGCCGCCGCTACCTGGGCAACTATGCCGACGGCGTGGCCCAGTACCGCGCATTGCTCGATGGCGGCGTCGCCGAGGCCGGCACCCTGCATCTGAGCGTGGGCGTGGCGCTGACCGCCGACCAGGTCGCCGCGCTGACCCACGACATCGTGTGGATGGTGGAACAGGAGTACCAGGGCCAGAAGGTGCTGGTGCCGGTGGTGTACCTGGCGTCGAAGACCGCGCTGACCCTGCGCAGCGACGGCGCGCTGCTGGCCAGCGACAACGGCGACGTCTCGCTCAACGCCACGGCCGGCCTGAGCAACACCGGCACCATCGGCGGCGCCAATGTCAGCGCCAACGTCGGCAACCTGCTCAACCAGGGCCGCATCGTGTCCAGCGGCACCGTGCAGTTGCAGGCCAATCAGGACCTGCTCAACCTCGGCGGCCAGATCGCTGGCCGCGACGTGCTGCTCAGCGCCGGTCGCGACCTCACCAGCACCACCCGCGACGCCCTCGCCGGCGGCGACCTGCGTTCGGGCATCACTGCCGGCAACAACCTGCTGCTGCAGGCCGGCCGTGACCTCAGCCTCACCGGCACCACCGTGCAGGCCGGCAACAATGCCGCGTTGCAAGCAGGCAACAACCTGCTGCTGCAACCCACAGCGCTGCGTGACGAATCCGGCTTGATGCGCGGTGGCGATACATCCAGCCTGACGGTCGGCGGCAATCTGCAACTGGCCGCCGGCAACGATCTGATCATCCGCCAGGCGCAGGTGAAGGCCGGCGGCGACCTGATGGCCGCAGCTGGACACGACCTCGACGTGACCTCGGTGCTGGGAGACAGCCACACCACCACCGACGAGACTCGCCAAGGCAAGACCAAGGTCGTCACGGCCAGCAACATCCAAGTCATCGACCAGCAAGCTCTCACGGCCGGCGGCAACCTGGTGCTCAGCGCCGGCCACGACGTCAATCTGACCGCGGCCAAGCTCGATGCCGGTAAGGGTTTGGCGGTGGTCGCAGGCAACGACCTCAACAGCACCACCCTGACCACGGTCGATACAAGTACCACCGTAGAAACGCGCAATCGCTTCAAGCAGACCACCCGCACCCGCGACGAGACCGTCCACGGCACCGAGTTCACCGCTGGCGGCGACATCGCCCTGCAGTCCGGCCACGACGTGAACCTGACCGCGGCCAAGGCGTTCACCGAGACCGGTGCGCTGGCCGTGTCCGCCGGCAACGACGTCAACCTGCTCGCCGCGAAGGAACAGCACGACGCCGTGCAGGACATGCAGAAGAAGAAAACCGGCTTCCTGTCCAGCAAGACCACCACCACGCATGACGAGTGGCACGACAGCACCGCGGTGGCAACTACGCTCAGTGGCGACACCGTGCAGATCGCCGCCGGCCACGACCTGCTCTCGCAAGGCGCGCAGGTTGCCGGCACCGGCAATGTGGTCGTTGCTGCGGGCAACGACCTGACGCTGGAGACGGCGCAGAACACGCATAGCGAGGAGCACGAGAAGAAAACGAAGAAGTCCGGCATGTTCGGCAGCGGCGGGATCGGCGTGACATTCGGCACGCAGAAGATCCAGAACAATGCCGACACCTCCGATGTCACGCATGTGGGCAGCACGGTCGGCAGCGTGGCGGGCGACGTCACGCTGGTCGCGGGCAATCGTTACGCGCAGACTGGCAGCGACGTGCTGGCCAATGCCGGCGACATCACGGTGAAGGCAAAGGACATCGCCATCACCGAGGTCCACGACACAACCGATGCCGAGCAGCGCAGCAAGTTCAGCCAAGGCGGCCTGTCGATCACGCTCAGTTCCGCAGCACTGAACCTGGCCCAGTCCGCTTACGACACGGCCAAGGCAGGCTCCAAAGTCAGTGGCGATGCGCGCATGCAGGCGCTGGCGGCGGGGTCCGCGGCCTACAGCGCCTATGGCGCCGCCAGCTCGCTGAGTCAGACCGGAAGCGCACTGGCCAGCGGCAGCGCCGCAAGCGCTGCGCAAGGCGCGAACATCAGCATCGCCGTGACGGTGGGTGGCAGCAAGAGCGAGAGCAAGAGTACGCAGTCGGCCGACCAGGCCAAGGGTTCCAAGCTACAGGCAGGCGGCGACGTCAATCTGATCGCTACTGGCGGCGGCGATGCGAGCAACCTGCTGGTACGCGGCAGCGACGTCACCGCTGGTCACGACCTGCTGCTGGCCGCCGATCACGATGTCACCATCGAGGCGGCGAAGAACACCGCGGAGCAGCACAGCACCAGCAAGAGCAGCAGCGCTGCGGTCGGCGTTGCGATCACCTATGGCACTGATGGGCTCGCGGCGGGCGTGACGTTGAGCGCCAGCGGAGCGCGTGGCAAGGCCAATGGCGAGGATGTCAGCTACACCAACAGCCATGTGGCTGCGGGCAACAACGCCACGATCATCAGCGGCAACGACACCACGCTCAAGGGCGGGCAGGTCTCCGCGGACAAGGTGATCGCCGATGTCGGCGGCAACCTCAACATCGAGAGCCTGCAGGACAGCAGCAGCTACGCCAGCAAGGACAAGTCGATCGGTGGCAACGTCACGTTCGGCATCGGGTTCAGTGCCAGCGCCAGCTACAGCAGCAACAAGGTCAATGGCGACTACGCCAGCGTCACCGAGCAGAGCGGCATCCAGGCCGGCAAGGGCGGGTTCGACATCACCGTGGGCGGCAACACCGACCTGAAGGGCGCGGTGATCGCCAGCAGCCAGGATGCGATCGACCAAGGCAAGAACCGCCTGAGCACCGGCACGCTGACGTACAGCGACATCGCCAACAACAGCAGCTATGACGCCAAGGGCATCAGCCTGTCGGGCGGCTACAGCGTCGGCACCGACGACGATAAGGCCAAGGCCATTGAGAGCCAGACACCTTCCACCACCAACAATGGCAGCAAGTGGTCCTGGCAGAACTACAACACCGGGGCCAACGGCAGTGCGGCCGGCTATGGCCATGAGAGTGGGAACTCGCAATCCACCACGCACAGCGGCATCAGTGGCGGGGCGCTGGTCATCACCGACGAAGCGGGGCAGCAAGCCAAGACCGGCAAGAGCGTGGCCGACACGCTGGCGGGCCTGAAGCGGGATGTCGTCACCGGCGATGGCGCCGATGGCCTGACCAAACAATGGGACGGGCAGAAGCTGCAGGAGCAGGTGGCGGCGCAGGCGCAGATCACGGCGACGTTTGGGCAGCAGGCAGGGCAGTTCGTCGGTGAGTACGCGACTAAGAAAGCCGAGGAGTTGCGCCTTGCTGGTCGAGAGGACGAGGCAGCCAAATGGGATGAGGGCGGAGCCTATCGTGTTGCTGCTCACACAGTTGTGGGATTACTTGGCGGCCAAGCGGAAGGCGCGGTAGGCGCTGCAGGAGCGGCAATTGCAGCGCCGGCACTCAACAAACTGACAGCAGATCTTCCTGACGGCGTTAGAGAAGCCGTCGGCTTGGCAGTTGCTGCCGGTATTGGCTCAGTTGCAGGGGAGGGGGGCGTCGCAGCTGCGATCAATGAGGATGCTAATAATCGTTTGCTGCATCCGGCGGAAGCGAAGACGATCGCGGACTATTCGGAGGCCTTCGCGCGCTACCTGAATGATGGGAAAGATCCTTCGCCGGAGCAGGTCGAGGAAGCGAAACGGCGCTTGACGGAACGTGCGCTGTATCAAATCGACAGCGGCTTTGCCGACAATGCCTCTGCAAAAAGCGACATCCAGGCCGCGAGTTTCATCAATACGCTCTCGAAGCGACTGGGGGCGAATGTCGGGGATGTGGGCGGCGGCGTGCTGTTCGATGCGCGTGGCACTGACGCATTTGAAAATCACATCATCAATAGTGCCTACATCGTAGACAATATTTCTCTCTATAACGGAATTAATACTGAAAATTTAGGAAAGAAATATTTGCCAGGGTATTCAGGTGCGTATTTGGCGTATGCCAATGCTGTGACTGATCGGAGATGGGCGGAAGATGGAACGACGCTTCAGCAGGCTGCACAACTTGTAAATCAAGGAAACTTCTTGAAGCACTTTGCTACCAATGGCGTAGAGGCGCCTATGGTAGGAAGTCTGAATGGAATTTTGTTCAGTAACTTGGAACATGCGGGAAAGCTAGATCCACTAGATGGAAAGAGCGTTCTTGAAAATTGGGTTATTACGCAGACAATTGTTGATGCTCTTGAAGGCCCAGTGGGAGTCGGGGAAGTAGGCGGTCGTGGAAGGTCGAGTAGGGAACCGGAAAGCCCGAAAGATCTTACAGACAGTGCTTTTGTTGGAATTTCGTTAGGTAAGAATGCAGAAAATCCACTAAATGAGCCGCAAATTTTAACAAATCAAAAGATTGGATCTGAATTTGAGCGGCAAATAATTGATGCGTTTAGCCATGTTGATGGGATAAAAAACATGGATACAATTACTGTTACGCTACCAAACGGCAAGCAGGTGACGACAATTCCAGACATGTGGGGGCGGAATGTCGGCGGCAAAATTGAAGTCAAGAATGTAATAAAGCTTGACATGTCTGACCAGTTGCGGGCACAACTACAGCATTCGAAGGTAACTGGTGAGCCAATGAACATTATAGTTAGTGATCGAACAAAAAGAATATCGAAGATTCTTCAAAAGGAAGTAAGGGGTACTGGCGGAGACATCTATGTATATGATCCAAAAACTGGAAATCTGACGAAGTTCTAA